The Hymenobacter sp. GOD-10R genome includes a window with the following:
- a CDS encoding DoxX family protein has product MSTTLSFQTTPVQERPAAPTSAVPTQTPDRWSSFEKGLFRFAFLYFFLQIVPLDWKYYRDVISNWAGFSFGDIFRLAHYSPRFFDGPDFFVNWAIIAAIAAVGAAVWGLRDQTRTNYDTLYYWLRVLARYRLAAGLLAYGFLKFFPMQSPLPSLSHLNTHYGDLSDWKIFSLSLGITPSYESFLGLVEILGALLLLNRRTASVGAFIVLSFLGNVFLSNLAYEGGEYVYSFYLITLGLLVLWYDLRRLNNLLTLEQPTQPNRFRLVLPAGWPRTAKLTMKVGFVFFFVGIYGAKTYAAYHAGPYHYPAAAGLPNAAGLYNVREFRLNGQVHPYSATDPVRWQDVVFEKWATLSIRSNSPVVLDQSNTEIIHPDDLARNYEFAGAAGRHYYGYTLSADGQTLNLQNRNKLEGPDKLTLHLTRPDANTLVLSGTDVQGQDLYVVLEKRNKKYLLEEASKTGRGAGSKL; this is encoded by the coding sequence ATGAGCACCACTTTGTCTTTCCAAACTACGCCGGTGCAGGAGCGCCCAGCGGCGCCGACGTCCGCAGTGCCGACGCAGACGCCGGATCGGTGGTCTAGCTTCGAGAAAGGGCTGTTCCGCTTCGCTTTCCTGTACTTCTTCCTCCAAATCGTGCCGCTCGATTGGAAGTATTACCGCGACGTTATTAGCAATTGGGCGGGGTTCTCGTTCGGTGATATTTTCCGGCTGGCGCACTACTCGCCCCGCTTTTTTGACGGCCCTGATTTCTTTGTCAACTGGGCTATTATAGCGGCTATTGCGGCCGTCGGAGCGGCCGTGTGGGGCCTGCGCGACCAAACTCGCACGAACTACGACACCTTATATTATTGGCTGCGGGTGCTGGCGCGCTACCGCTTGGCGGCGGGGCTACTGGCGTACGGCTTCCTGAAGTTCTTCCCGATGCAGTCGCCGCTGCCCTCGCTCAGCCACCTGAACACGCACTACGGCGACCTCAGCGACTGGAAAATCTTCTCGCTGAGCCTAGGTATCACGCCTTCGTACGAATCGTTTTTGGGGTTGGTAGAAATCCTGGGGGCGCTGCTGCTGCTCAATCGGCGTACGGCGAGCGTCGGGGCATTTATCGTGCTGTCGTTTTTGGGCAACGTGTTCCTCTCGAACCTAGCTTACGAGGGCGGCGAGTACGTGTACAGCTTCTACCTAATTACCCTAGGGCTGCTGGTTCTTTGGTACGACCTACGCCGTCTCAACAACCTGCTCACCCTGGAGCAACCCACGCAACCGAACCGCTTCCGCTTGGTGCTGCCGGCAGGGTGGCCACGCACGGCTAAATTGACGATGAAGGTGGGCTTCGTGTTCTTCTTTGTAGGGATTTATGGTGCTAAAACCTACGCGGCGTATCACGCGGGGCCTTACCACTACCCAGCGGCAGCCGGCTTGCCGAATGCGGCGGGCCTGTACAACGTGCGCGAGTTTCGGCTGAACGGCCAGGTGCATCCTTACTCGGCTACCGACCCGGTGCGCTGGCAAGACGTGGTGTTTGAAAAATGGGCCACCCTGAGCATTCGATCTAACAGCCCCGTCGTGCTCGACCAAAGCAATACGGAAATCATTCACCCCGACGACCTAGCCCGCAACTACGAATTTGCTGGCGCAGCCGGTCGCCACTATTACGGCTACACGCTCAGCGCTGACGGCCAGACGCTCAACCTTCAAAATCGCAACAAACTGGAAGGCCCTGATAAGCTGACACTGCACCTGACCCGCCCCGATGCGAATACCCTCGTCCTCAGTGGCACCGATGTGCAAGGACAAGACCTGTATGTGGTGCTAGAAAAGCGAAACAAGAAATACCTGCTCGAAGAAGCCAGCAAGACGGGCCGCGGCGCTGGCTCGAAGCTGTGA
- a CDS encoding RagB/SusD family nutrient uptake outer membrane protein, whose translation MSLTYLKIASLFSTVALVLSLSACEQFLDVAPRESIADDQTIVDQKSASTALNGVYSALASGGYYGTSFQSIGYLGGGDIQWTGTQSQVQEFITHNVRADNSTISTVWSAIYVTINRANHVITNVPKVSDPLLTDALRNQYLGEAYFIRALAYFDLARTFGGVPIITQPTLTATSNQGIARATQAETYAQALSDLETAEPLLPNPTTVQTADRYRATRKTAWALKARLYLYQGNWAAAEDYATRLISDNANYQLVAPFNAWFANNVRGTRESVFELFYNGTTEVNGHRGQWQPTANGGTRQWAPNNELVNLLTTAPNNTPNGRSTLISSVNSTTWYGNLYYRSPGSDPSYIFRIAELYLIRAEARAQQNKLSGALADLNAVRTRAGLAASTAASQSDILLAIENERRLEFALEPHRWFDLARTGRATAVFKDPLNNTTALPSFRLLLPIPISQIQVDAALTQNAGY comes from the coding sequence ATGTCACTTACTTACCTAAAAATAGCCTCGCTTTTTTCCACCGTCGCCTTGGTTTTAAGTCTGAGCGCGTGCGAGCAGTTCTTGGACGTGGCGCCGCGCGAATCCATTGCCGATGACCAAACGATTGTAGACCAGAAATCGGCCAGTACAGCACTCAATGGCGTGTACAGCGCGTTGGCGAGCGGTGGCTATTACGGCACCAGCTTTCAGTCGATTGGCTACCTAGGGGGCGGCGATATTCAGTGGACCGGCACCCAATCGCAGGTGCAGGAATTCATCACCCACAACGTGCGGGCCGACAACTCAACGATCAGTACCGTGTGGTCGGCCATTTACGTGACCATCAACCGGGCAAACCACGTCATTACTAACGTGCCTAAGGTGAGCGACCCGCTGCTGACGGATGCGCTGCGCAATCAGTACCTCGGCGAAGCGTATTTTATCCGGGCCCTGGCCTACTTCGACCTAGCTCGCACGTTCGGCGGGGTTCCGATTATCACGCAGCCTACGCTCACGGCCACTTCCAACCAAGGCATTGCCCGCGCTACCCAAGCCGAAACCTATGCCCAAGCGCTCAGCGACTTAGAAACCGCCGAGCCGCTTTTGCCCAACCCAACCACGGTGCAAACCGCTGACCGCTACCGAGCTACTCGCAAAACCGCGTGGGCACTGAAAGCTAGGTTGTATTTGTACCAGGGTAACTGGGCCGCGGCCGAAGACTACGCCACCCGCCTCATCAGCGACAATGCTAATTACCAGTTGGTAGCGCCTTTTAACGCGTGGTTTGCCAACAACGTCCGCGGCACGCGTGAGTCCGTGTTTGAGCTTTTCTATAATGGCACCACGGAGGTAAACGGCCACCGGGGGCAGTGGCAACCCACGGCCAACGGCGGCACCCGGCAGTGGGCTCCCAATAATGAGTTGGTGAACCTGCTGACTACGGCGCCCAACAACACGCCGAACGGCCGTAGCACGCTCATTTCCAGCGTGAACAGCACCACTTGGTACGGTAATCTCTACTACCGCAGCCCCGGGTCCGACCCTAGCTACATCTTCCGCATCGCCGAGTTGTACCTGATTCGGGCCGAGGCGCGGGCTCAGCAGAACAAGCTCTCCGGCGCCCTAGCCGACCTGAACGCCGTGCGCACCCGCGCTGGCCTAGCTGCCAGCACCGCCGCTTCGCAAAGCGACATTTTGCTAGCTATTGAAAACGAGCGGCGCTTGGAGTTTGCTCTGGAGCCGCACCGCTGGTTCGACCTAGCACGCACGGGCCGCGCCACGGCGGTCTTCAAAGACCCATTGAATAACACAACCGCGCTGCCCTCCTTTCGCCTGCTGCTGCCCATCCCGATCAGCCAGATTCAAGTCGATGCCGCGCTGACACAAAACGCTGGGTACTAA
- a CDS encoding TonB-dependent receptor, protein MKSLVPLILLAVGLPALAHGTAAPNAPYFHLAATGPITGKVLDENGAALPGVTVRVKGTTAGTTTNQDGTFTLSETPENATLIFSFIGYKSQEVTPGRDGSLIVRLAPNQGQLNEVVVVGYGTQQRKNLTGSIVKVDPSDTKDIPVGSFDAQLQGKVSGVQISSNSGVPGQATNVRVRGATTINGSNTPLYVVDGVFMNNNSLQTISTGGKASSPIADLNPADIENIEVLKDADATALYGARGANGVILVTTKRGNFNQKPKISLNASEGWAKAAKLWDLATGPEHATLVNENWLNTTGTTPHTSENRPYRPVSQGGRGLPEEQPTYDRLSQVFRTARLQNYDLSVSGGSASTRYYIGGGYTKQESILRPIDFQRASFKVNLDQQISDKVQIGVSNSFSRTYRNEGRAGDGPAGGLLQAALHTPTLLSPYDANGQLVGRASFDNVELLVNNYDVNSTSLRYIGNLYGDVQLLPNLKFRTSFGVDYNNYDESEYWNTFLIAGAGVGGLATSSVSQYTSLLNENTLTYRQQFGKHGLGIVVGNGLQSDTNGRTFAQGTGFPNNSFKEISAASVTSSTQNWSGYRLASFFGRADYNFNDRYLLNVSFRTDGSSRFGKSNQWGYFPSVGAAWRIKQENFLQNVHVLSDLKLRASYGLTGNQNGIGNFAARGLWNGGSNYLGSAGIAPQQLSNPDLKWEQTSQANIGLDVAFFDGRLGLEFNAYRKYTKNGLIQLTEPATTGFSSYWANAVEVSNKGVEFALNSVNIRKEQFTWNTNFNIASNVNNIEKLATPTKFGSRDLILQQQGSPLYSFWLYEQLYVDPQTGNAVYRDVDSDGKITAADRHIVGNIWPKFFGGLTNSITYKGFDANVLLSFQYGNKVYNHNRFFGEGGGARDEARVIFASNLKRWQKPGDVTDVPKPDGINVNNYLDGGSRWLEDGSFLRLRSLSLGYTIPERLTKRLLGGSVRVYAQGTNLFLLTKYTGLDPESASSSDANQQGIDLGTPPQPRSLQVGINATF, encoded by the coding sequence ATGAAATCACTAGTACCACTTATTTTACTGGCCGTGGGGCTACCTGCGTTGGCTCACGGCACGGCTGCTCCCAATGCTCCTTATTTTCACCTAGCAGCGACAGGTCCTATTACCGGTAAAGTATTAGACGAAAACGGCGCCGCGCTACCGGGCGTGACGGTGCGGGTAAAAGGCACTACGGCCGGCACTACCACGAACCAAGACGGCACGTTTACGCTGAGCGAAACGCCGGAAAACGCCACGCTTATTTTCTCATTCATCGGCTATAAGTCGCAGGAAGTCACGCCTGGGCGCGACGGCAGCCTCATCGTGCGATTAGCCCCCAACCAAGGCCAGCTCAACGAAGTGGTAGTGGTCGGCTACGGCACTCAGCAGCGCAAAAATCTGACGGGCTCCATCGTGAAAGTAGACCCTTCAGATACCAAGGACATTCCAGTCGGCAGCTTTGATGCGCAGTTACAGGGCAAGGTATCCGGCGTGCAGATTTCGTCGAACAGCGGGGTGCCGGGCCAAGCTACAAATGTGCGGGTGCGCGGCGCCACCACCATTAATGGCTCCAATACGCCGCTGTACGTGGTGGATGGCGTGTTCATGAACAACAACAGCCTGCAGACCATCAGCACCGGCGGCAAAGCTAGCTCACCGATTGCCGACCTAAACCCGGCTGATATTGAGAACATTGAAGTTCTGAAGGATGCCGATGCTACGGCGCTCTACGGGGCCCGCGGCGCCAACGGTGTCATTCTCGTGACAACCAAGCGCGGCAACTTCAACCAGAAGCCGAAGATCAGCCTGAACGCATCGGAGGGTTGGGCCAAAGCGGCCAAGCTGTGGGACCTAGCTACTGGCCCTGAGCACGCGACACTAGTGAACGAAAACTGGCTGAACACCACCGGCACCACGCCGCACACCTCCGAGAACCGGCCGTATCGCCCAGTGTCGCAGGGTGGGCGCGGATTGCCAGAGGAGCAGCCGACCTACGACCGGCTGAGCCAGGTGTTCCGCACGGCGCGGTTGCAAAACTACGATTTGTCGGTGTCGGGGGGCAGCGCTAGCACGCGCTACTACATTGGGGGTGGTTATACGAAGCAGGAGTCTATTCTGCGTCCCATTGATTTCCAGCGGGCTAGCTTCAAGGTCAACCTCGATCAGCAGATTTCCGACAAGGTGCAGATTGGAGTGAGCAACTCGTTTTCGCGCACCTACCGTAATGAAGGCCGGGCGGGCGATGGTCCGGCGGGCGGCTTGCTGCAAGCGGCTTTGCACACGCCCACCCTGCTCTCTCCCTACGATGCTAATGGGCAGCTCGTAGGTCGGGCTAGCTTCGACAATGTCGAGTTACTCGTTAATAATTACGATGTCAACTCTACCAGCCTGCGCTACATCGGCAACCTGTACGGCGACGTGCAGCTGCTGCCGAACCTGAAGTTTCGCACCAGCTTTGGGGTTGATTACAACAACTACGACGAGTCGGAATACTGGAATACGTTCCTGATTGCAGGCGCTGGCGTGGGTGGGCTAGCTACGTCCAGCGTCTCGCAATACACTTCCTTGCTCAACGAGAACACGCTGACCTACCGCCAGCAGTTTGGCAAGCACGGCCTGGGTATTGTGGTGGGCAATGGATTGCAGAGCGACACCAACGGGCGCACGTTTGCCCAGGGCACAGGCTTCCCGAACAACTCTTTCAAGGAAATTTCGGCGGCTTCCGTCACGAGCAGCACCCAAAACTGGTCGGGTTATCGGCTGGCTTCCTTCTTCGGCCGCGCCGACTACAACTTCAACGACCGGTATTTGCTCAACGTGAGTTTCCGCACCGACGGCTCCTCGCGCTTCGGCAAGTCGAACCAGTGGGGCTACTTTCCGAGCGTGGGCGCGGCCTGGCGCATCAAGCAGGAGAACTTCTTGCAAAACGTACACGTGCTGAGCGACTTGAAGTTGCGCGCCAGCTACGGCCTCACCGGCAACCAGAACGGCATCGGCAACTTCGCGGCCCGCGGGCTGTGGAACGGCGGCTCGAACTACCTAGGCTCAGCAGGCATTGCGCCCCAGCAGCTCTCCAACCCTGACTTGAAATGGGAGCAAACCTCGCAGGCCAACATCGGCTTAGACGTGGCTTTCTTCGATGGGCGGCTAGGTTTGGAGTTCAATGCCTACCGCAAATACACCAAGAACGGCCTCATTCAGCTGACCGAACCGGCCACGACGGGCTTCAGCTCTTACTGGGCCAACGCGGTGGAGGTCAGCAACAAAGGGGTGGAGTTTGCGCTGAACTCGGTGAACATTCGCAAGGAGCAGTTCACTTGGAACACCAACTTCAACATTGCTAGCAACGTCAATAATATTGAGAAGCTAGCTACCCCGACTAAGTTCGGCAGCCGCGACCTGATTTTGCAGCAGCAAGGCTCACCGCTGTACTCGTTCTGGCTCTACGAGCAACTGTATGTGGACCCGCAAACCGGCAACGCCGTGTACCGCGACGTAGATAGCGACGGCAAGATCACAGCCGCCGACCGCCACATTGTGGGTAATATATGGCCGAAGTTCTTCGGTGGCCTCACCAACTCTATTACCTACAAAGGCTTTGATGCCAACGTGTTGCTCTCTTTCCAGTACGGCAACAAAGTATACAATCACAACCGCTTCTTCGGCGAGGGTGGTGGGGCGCGGGATGAGGCGCGCGTCATTTTCGCCAGCAACCTAAAGCGCTGGCAGAAGCCCGGCGACGTCACCGACGTGCCCAAGCCCGACGGCATCAACGTGAACAACTACCTCGACGGCGGCAGCCGCTGGCTCGAAGACGGCTCTTTCCTGCGCCTGCGCAGCCTGAGCCTCGGCTACACCATTCCCGAGCGCCTGACCAAGCGCCTACTCGGCGGCTCGGTGCGGGTGTACGCCCAAGGCACCAACCTGTTCCTGCTGACCAAATACACCGGCCTCGACCCCGAATCAGCGTCCAGCAGCGACGCCAACCAGCAAGGCATCGACCTAGGTACGCCGCCCCAGCCGCGCAGTCTGCAAGTGGGCATCAACGCCACTTTCTAG